In the genome of Sphingopyxis sp. YF1, the window CTGGAGGGCCATGCGGACGAACGCGGCACCCGCGACTATAATATCGCGCTCGGCGAACGCCGCGCCAACGCCGCGAAAAACTATCTCGCATCGCTCGGCATCGATCCGTCGCGCATCCAGGTAATCAGCTATGGCAAGGAACGTCCGGCCGAGCTCGGCTCGACCGAGGACGCCTATGCCAAGAACCGCCGCGCGGTGACCGTAGTCATCCAGCGCTGAGCAGCGGCCACAAGGCCACCGTCGCCCAGGCGGCAACGGCCAGAAAAACACCGAAGGGGATCGCGCGCAGTGAAAGCGGGCGGTCCCCTTTTCCTTGCGTGCAGAGCGCCCACAGCATCCCGCCCGCACTCGCGAGAAGGATCATCAGCGGCATCGCCTGCCAACCGATCCACGCGCCGGTCGCCGCGGCGAGCTTGGGATCCCCGCCCCCCATGCCCCGTTTCCCGCGCACCCGTTCGAAAAGGAGCGCGACGAGAGCAAGCAGCACACCGCCCGCGACCGCGCCGATCCAGCGATCGAACAGGCTCGTACCCAGCAATGGTCCGGCGAGAAGCAGGCCGGCGACGGCCAGCACACCGTTGAGGCGGTCGGGCAACCACATGAACCGCGCGTCGAGCAAGGCGAGGGGCAGCAGCAGCCAGCCAAACAGCGCCCACAGCCAGCCCGCCATCCCCGGCATGATCGCCAGCGCCAGCGCCCCGATCAGCCCCGACGCGAGTTCGACCTGCATGTGGAACGGATCGATCCGCGCACCGCACCCCCGGCACCGGCCACGCAACGCCAGCGCCGACGCAAGCGGGACAAGCTCCAGTGGTCCCAACACGCGGTCGCAGCCGTCGCAGCGCGAGCGCCCCAGTATCGAACGCCCGGCCGGCCAGCGCAGCACCAGCGTTGCGATGAAACTGCCGAGAACCAGCCCTATCAGCGCGGCAAGCGCGACGCCGGCGCCATGGGGCAAGGCGTCGAGCGCCGCGATCATCGTTCAGAACCGGCCCGAGGCGACCAGCACGAACCCGCCATCACCGGCACGAAAGCCGATCGCCGTCAGCGCCGCCGCCAGAGCGGGGTCATCGGCAGCGATCGCGAAGCGCGCGCGATAGGCGCCGCTGCCGTCAAAACTCAAGCTGAGCCGTTCCATCCCCGACTGGCTGGTGAGGGCCGCCTGCGCCCGCCCGTCGACGCAGCGCAGCGGACCCGACAGGCCACGCGCCAGGTCGAGGCCGGCGATCGACGTGCCCACCGCCAACTGGATCCGCCCGCCCGCGGCGATGCAGCGCCCGCGATCATCGAACCGGGCTTCGACGCCCTCGAACCGCAGGCTGTCG includes:
- a CDS encoding A24 family peptidase; translated protein: MIAALDALPHGAGVALAALIGLVLGSFIATLVLRWPAGRSILGRSRCDGCDRVLGPLELVPLASALALRGRCRGCGARIDPFHMQVELASGLIGALALAIMPGMAGWLWALFGWLLLPLALLDARFMWLPDRLNGVLAVAGLLLAGPLLGTSLFDRWIGAVAGGVLLALVALLFERVRGKRGMGGGDPKLAAATGAWIGWQAMPLMILLASAGGMLWALCTQGKGDRPLSLRAIPFGVFLAVAAWATVALWPLLSAG
- the gspN gene encoding type II secretion system protein N, coding for MIALILVVATFPMRLALAMAGAERSGLTAREVTGSVWAGELVEARLGALPLGNVQASLSPLALLGGNVELGFVRSDARLGELAGRLHGSDPRGVSGLVGATSLSGGLGVVPVDSLRFEGVEARFDDRGRCIAAGGRIQLAVGTSIAGLDLARGLSGPLRCVDGRAQAALTSQSGMERLSLSFDGSGAYRARFAIAADDPALAAALTAIGFRAGDGGFVLVASGRF